From a single Catenulispora sp. EB89 genomic region:
- a CDS encoding SDR family NAD(P)-dependent oxidoreductase, protein MTVEVAGAFTGRTALVTGAGRGIGRAVALGLADTGADLILLARSAQQLQATRTALAERGAGRGRVTVIVADLGDQEQRAQAVAVALARGQVQILVNNAATVEPLGATAEVPASDLRWAFEVNVIAPVALATAVLPGMIDAGWGRIVNVSSGIVAHPEAMVRGNAYAATKAALEAHTLNLAAELHGTGVTANVYRPGRVDTAMQEWIRGQDPERIGADLHERFTCFATSDELITPERTAASLLARLGGVQNGAVWDVDDTGGAMDG, encoded by the coding sequence ATGACGGTTGAGGTGGCGGGCGCGTTCACGGGCAGGACAGCTCTGGTGACGGGTGCCGGACGAGGAATCGGCCGTGCGGTGGCGCTCGGCCTTGCGGATACCGGCGCCGATCTGATTCTGCTTGCCCGGTCCGCACAGCAGCTCCAGGCCACGCGCACGGCGCTGGCCGAGCGCGGTGCCGGGCGCGGCCGGGTCACGGTGATTGTGGCGGATCTGGGAGACCAGGAGCAGCGCGCACAGGCGGTCGCCGTGGCTCTTGCCCGTGGCCAGGTGCAGATCCTGGTCAACAACGCCGCGACGGTGGAGCCGCTGGGAGCGACGGCCGAGGTTCCGGCATCCGATCTGCGGTGGGCGTTCGAGGTCAACGTCATCGCGCCGGTCGCTCTGGCCACCGCGGTGCTGCCGGGGATGATCGATGCGGGCTGGGGTCGGATCGTGAACGTCTCGAGCGGGATTGTCGCCCACCCGGAGGCGATGGTGCGGGGCAACGCGTATGCCGCGACGAAGGCGGCGCTGGAGGCGCACACCCTGAATCTCGCCGCCGAGCTGCACGGGACAGGGGTGACGGCGAACGTGTACCGGCCGGGCCGGGTGGATACGGCGATGCAGGAGTGGATCCGCGGGCAGGATCCGGAGCGGATCGGTGCGGACCTGCACGAGCGGTTCACCTGCTTCGCCACGTCAGACGAGCTGATCACGCCTGAGCGTACGGCGGCCTCACTGCTCGCCCGGCTCGGCGGGGTGCAGAACGGCGCGGTCTGGGATGTCGACGACACCGGCGGCGCTATGGACGGGTGA
- a CDS encoding putative quinol monooxygenase, with amino-acid sequence MTVKLGFLATLEAKADKGDELGAFLRAGRELALAEQGTVTWYAFRIDQTHYGVFDTFQTEDARDAHLAGEIPAALAAVAPDLLAAEPSIRPVEVIAVK; translated from the coding sequence ATGACCGTGAAGCTCGGATTCCTCGCTACGCTCGAGGCCAAGGCGGACAAGGGCGACGAACTGGGCGCGTTTCTGCGCGCGGGACGCGAACTCGCGCTCGCCGAGCAGGGGACTGTGACGTGGTACGCGTTCCGGATCGACCAGACCCACTACGGCGTCTTCGACACCTTCCAGACCGAAGACGCACGCGACGCGCATCTGGCCGGCGAGATCCCCGCGGCGCTTGCCGCGGTCGCGCCGGACCTGCTGGCCGCCGAACCGTCCATCCGGCCGGTCGAGGTGATCGCGGTCAAATAG
- a CDS encoding sigma-70 family RNA polymerase sigma factor, translating to MTLHEGDAPILDPASAEWISVLTAAGPDREAGLVRLHGLLIRVAVHELHRRAASSAVVGVELDDVAHQCAADAMLAILDKLDTFRGESRFTTWAYKFVVLEVSSKLGRHYWHRHPTTVLETEDWERLPDAFGVDPGEHAERADLVKAVQRAVEETLTDHQRRLFTAIVVNGVPLDAVVSQLGLNRNAVYKAVFDARRKIRVFLVANGYLDERRPGQ from the coding sequence GTGACCCTGCACGAAGGCGATGCACCGATACTCGACCCGGCGTCCGCCGAGTGGATCAGCGTGTTGACCGCGGCCGGACCGGATCGCGAGGCGGGCCTGGTCCGGTTGCATGGGCTTCTGATCCGTGTCGCGGTCCACGAGTTGCACCGCCGGGCGGCCTCATCCGCGGTGGTCGGCGTGGAGCTTGACGACGTGGCGCATCAGTGTGCTGCGGATGCGATGCTGGCGATCCTGGACAAGCTGGACACCTTCCGTGGCGAAAGCCGTTTCACGACCTGGGCGTACAAGTTCGTGGTGCTGGAGGTGTCCAGCAAGTTGGGGCGGCACTACTGGCACCGGCATCCCACCACGGTGCTCGAGACTGAGGACTGGGAACGGCTGCCGGACGCGTTCGGCGTCGATCCCGGCGAACACGCCGAGCGGGCCGACTTGGTGAAGGCCGTGCAGCGGGCCGTCGAGGAGACGCTGACCGACCACCAGCGGCGCCTGTTCACCGCGATCGTGGTCAACGGGGTGCCGCTGGACGCGGTGGTGAGCCAGCTGGGTCTGAACCGGAACGCGGTCTACAAGGCCGTTTTCGACGCTCGCCGTAAGATCCGGGTGTTCCTGGTCGCGAACGGATATCTGGACGAGAGGAGGCCAGGGCAGTGA